In one window of Pseudomonas chlororaphis subsp. chlororaphis DNA:
- a CDS encoding type II toxin-antitoxin system prevent-host-death family antitoxin, with protein sequence MQSVLADKAVSVSELKKNPSAVLSSAQGGPVAVLNHNRVMGYMVPADVFEAMMERLDDLELAEIVRARRHETPVPVNLDDL encoded by the coding sequence ATGCAAAGCGTATTGGCTGATAAAGCTGTCAGCGTGTCTGAACTGAAAAAAAATCCTTCGGCTGTCCTGAGCAGCGCACAGGGTGGTCCGGTTGCGGTGCTCAATCACAATCGGGTCATGGGCTATATGGTCCCGGCCGACGTGTTTGAAGCGATGATGGAGCGTCTTGACGATCTTGAACTGGCGGAGATTGTCCGTGCCCGTCGTCACGAGACCCCGGTCCCGGTAAATCTGGATGACTTATAA
- a CDS encoding sulfotransferase family protein: MDGLNLRGWLPIRLWQPGDEWRVDWCWFGDRPLSQPFFREAVEEALRLPFNQAFRRQTPLSALTEWRQRSPGLAPSAFIFHASRCGSTLLSQMLACLDDHIVVSEPPPLDALLRGSLAPQERAAALVGLLSAYGQVRRGTEQRLVIKLDAWNIGELPLLRQCFADTPWLFVYRDPLEIAVSHLRRAGMHMTPGLIGPSALDDGEPFQDRESWVARRLGRLLQLGLEHCREHHGLALNYSQLPAAMDGHLGDFLGLGAEQRRAAFARIGQHAKQPAQAFVDDRQGKQQQASARLREQLEQWAQAPYAALEQWRSRAASAVPQTRLSSSATSPPCP; this comes from the coding sequence ATGGATGGCCTGAACCTGCGCGGCTGGTTGCCGATCCGTCTCTGGCAGCCGGGTGACGAGTGGCGGGTCGACTGGTGCTGGTTCGGCGACAGGCCGCTGTCGCAGCCGTTTTTCCGCGAGGCGGTCGAAGAGGCCCTGCGCCTGCCGTTCAATCAGGCGTTCCGCCGCCAGACGCCTTTGTCTGCCCTGACCGAATGGCGTCAACGCAGCCCGGGCCTGGCTCCCAGCGCCTTTATCTTTCATGCCTCGCGCTGCGGCTCGACCCTGCTCAGCCAGATGCTGGCCTGCCTGGACGACCATATCGTGGTGTCCGAACCGCCGCCGCTGGATGCCCTGCTGCGCGGCTCGCTGGCGCCACAGGAGCGGGCTGCCGCGCTTGTGGGCCTGCTGTCGGCCTATGGGCAGGTACGCCGTGGTACTGAGCAGCGGCTGGTGATCAAGCTCGATGCCTGGAACATCGGCGAGCTGCCGCTGCTGCGCCAGTGCTTCGCCGATACGCCGTGGCTGTTTGTGTATCGCGACCCGCTGGAAATCGCCGTGTCGCATCTGCGCCGGGCTGGCATGCACATGACGCCGGGCCTGATCGGGCCCAGCGCGCTGGACGACGGCGAGCCTTTCCAGGACCGGGAAAGCTGGGTTGCCCGGCGCCTGGGGCGCTTGTTGCAGCTGGGGTTGGAACACTGCCGCGAACACCATGGCCTGGCGCTGAACTACAGCCAGCTGCCCGCCGCCATGGACGGCCACCTGGGCGATTTTCTCGGCCTGGGCGCCGAGCAACGCAGAGCGGCCTTCGCCCGTATCGGCCAGCATGCCAAGCAGCCGGCGCAGGCCTTTGTCGATGATCGCCAGGGCAAGCAGCAACAGGCTTCAGCGCGGCTGCGGGAACAGCTGGAGCAATGGGCGCAGGCGCCTTACGCGGCGCTGGAACAGTGGCGCAGCAGGGCGGCCAGCGCAGTCCCGCAAACGCGTCTCAGCTCTTCGGCGACAAGTCCGCCATGCCCTTGA
- a CDS encoding NfeD family protein — protein sequence MNERGWRATLKGLLLGVLIGLPTGHAQAVKPVVVLTVNDVISPASADYVVRGLDKAADEHAQLVVLGIDTPGGLDTSMRSIIKAILASPVPVASYVAPSGARAASAGTYILYASHIAAMAPGTNLGAATPVRVGMPGQPDPGGNPPAAPRSDKNPEPDTDTLSHKQINDAAAYIRGLAQLRGRNAEWAEQAVREAVSLPAQEALKLKVVDYVADDLSGLLRQLDGKFLIAAGQAVQLHTLGAAVIHHDPDWRTQLLSVITHPSVALILMMIGIYGLFFEFVNPGTAVPGVLGGICLLLGLYALQLLPVNYAGVALILLGIAFMVAEAFLPTFGVIGFGGIVSFVVGAVILMDTDVPGYGIPLPLIVGLAVVSALLLATLASMALRARQRQQVAGDAGLVGSVTAITAVQAGNPYNGWVLLQGEHWQVLSATPLQTGQQVRVVARKGLLLEVTTAEAAPRGG from the coding sequence ATGAACGAGCGTGGGTGGCGGGCGACACTGAAAGGGCTGCTGCTGGGTGTGCTGATCGGCCTGCCGACCGGGCACGCCCAGGCCGTGAAGCCAGTGGTGGTGCTCACCGTCAACGATGTGATCAGCCCCGCCAGCGCCGACTACGTGGTGCGCGGCCTGGACAAGGCCGCCGACGAGCACGCCCAACTGGTGGTGCTGGGCATCGACACCCCGGGCGGCCTCGACACCTCGATGCGCTCGATCATCAAGGCGATCCTCGCCAGCCCGGTGCCGGTGGCCAGCTACGTCGCCCCCAGCGGCGCCCGCGCCGCCAGCGCCGGCACCTACATCCTGTATGCCAGCCACATCGCCGCCATGGCCCCGGGCACCAACCTCGGGGCCGCCACCCCGGTGCGGGTCGGCATGCCGGGGCAGCCCGACCCGGGCGGCAACCCACCCGCCGCGCCACGCTCGGACAAGAACCCGGAACCGGACACCGACACCCTCAGCCACAAACAGATCAACGACGCCGCGGCCTATATCCGTGGCCTGGCGCAATTGCGCGGACGCAATGCCGAATGGGCGGAACAGGCCGTGCGCGAGGCCGTCAGCCTGCCGGCCCAGGAAGCCTTGAAGCTGAAGGTGGTCGACTATGTCGCCGATGACCTGAGCGGCCTGCTCAGGCAACTCGACGGCAAGTTCCTCATCGCCGCCGGCCAGGCGGTGCAGCTGCATACCCTGGGGGCGGCGGTGATCCATCACGACCCGGACTGGCGCACCCAGCTGCTGTCGGTCATTACCCACCCCAGCGTGGCGCTGATCCTGATGATGATCGGCATCTACGGGCTGTTCTTCGAGTTCGTCAACCCGGGTACCGCGGTGCCCGGCGTACTCGGCGGCATCTGCCTGCTGCTCGGTTTGTACGCCTTGCAACTGCTGCCGGTGAACTACGCCGGCGTGGCCCTGATCCTGCTGGGCATCGCCTTCATGGTCGCCGAAGCCTTTCTACCGACCTTCGGCGTCATCGGTTTCGGCGGAATCGTTTCCTTTGTCGTCGGCGCGGTGATCCTGATGGACACCGATGTCCCGGGCTATGGCATTCCCCTGCCGCTCATCGTCGGCCTGGCGGTGGTCAGCGCGCTGCTCCTGGCGACGCTGGCGAGCATGGCGCTGCGCGCGCGACAACGCCAGCAGGTGGCCGGCGACGCGGGGCTGGTGGGCAGTGTCACGGCGATCACCGCGGTGCAAGCGGGCAACCCTTACAACGGCTGGGTGCTGTTGCAGGGCGAACACTGGCAGGTCCTGAGCGCAACGCCGCTGCAAACCGGACAACAGGTACGGGTGGTGGCGCGCAAGGGGCTGCTTCTGGAAGTGACGACGGCCGAGGCCGCGCCGCGAGGAGGATGA
- a CDS encoding slipin family protein, producing MGLELGFGALLALLLALAVSTFRILREYERGVVFQLGRFWRVKGPGLVLLIPVVQQMVRVDLRTVVLDVPPQDVITRDNVSVKVNAVLYFRVLDSQKAIIQVEDFLMATSQLAQTTLRAVLGKHELDELLAERERLNADIQQVLDAQTDAWGIKVANVEIKHVDLNESMIRAIAKQAEAERERRAKVIHAEGELQASEKLMQAAEMLGRQPGAMQLRYMQTLGAIAGDKSSTIVFPLPIEFLKGMADLSPKS from the coding sequence ATGGGTCTGGAATTGGGTTTTGGCGCGCTGCTGGCGCTGCTGTTGGCGCTGGCGGTCTCGACGTTTCGCATCCTGCGCGAATACGAGCGCGGGGTGGTGTTCCAGCTCGGGCGCTTCTGGAGGGTCAAGGGGCCGGGGTTGGTCCTGCTGATTCCGGTCGTCCAGCAGATGGTCCGCGTCGACCTGCGCACCGTGGTGCTCGACGTGCCGCCGCAGGATGTGATCACCCGCGACAACGTCTCGGTCAAGGTCAACGCCGTGCTGTATTTCCGCGTGCTGGACTCACAGAAGGCGATCATCCAGGTCGAGGATTTCCTCATGGCCACCAGCCAACTGGCCCAGACCACCCTGCGCGCGGTGCTGGGCAAGCATGAGCTGGACGAACTGCTGGCCGAGCGCGAACGCCTGAACGCCGACATCCAGCAGGTGCTGGACGCCCAGACCGATGCCTGGGGCATCAAGGTGGCGAACGTCGAGATCAAGCATGTCGACCTCAACGAATCGATGATCCGCGCCATCGCCAAGCAGGCCGAAGCCGAGCGGGAACGCCGGGCCAAGGTGATCCACGCCGAAGGCGAATTGCAGGCCTCGGAGAAACTCATGCAGGCCGCCGAAATGCTCGGCCGCCAGCCCGGCGCCATGCAACTGCGCTACATGCAGACCCTGGGCGCGATTGCCGGCGACAAGAGCTCGACCATCGTTTTCCCGCTGCCCATCGAATTCCTCAAGGGCATGGCGGACTTGTCGCCGAAGAGCTGA
- a CDS encoding type II toxin-antitoxin system RelE family toxin yields the protein MTYKLQFLPSARKEWDKLGHTLREQFKKKLAERLEMPRVPADALHGMADCYKIKLKASGYRLVYQVIEDQVVVSVVAVGKRERSAVYERARKR from the coding sequence ATGACTTATAAGCTCCAGTTTCTACCTTCGGCGCGCAAGGAATGGGACAAGCTCGGTCATACCCTACGCGAGCAATTCAAGAAGAAGCTGGCCGAGCGCCTGGAAATGCCACGGGTGCCCGCGGATGCCCTTCACGGCATGGCGGACTGCTACAAGATCAAGCTCAAAGCCTCTGGTTATCGCCTGGTTTACCAAGTGATCGAGGATCAGGTCGTGGTTTCGGTGGTGGCCGTGGGTAAACGTGAACGCAGTGCCGTGTATGAGCGGGCACGAAAGCGCTGA
- a CDS encoding aminoacyl-tRNA deacylase: protein MRMARTVQRSLEQAHCDFDVVAHPHSSSSLETARVAGVPAERVAKSVILDDSHGHYLMAVLPASRHLDLSKVRGSNEWQITRESTLAHLFNDCERGAVPALGESYGLDVVIDPMLTRQKDIYLEAGNHNNLVHLSMDEYLKMVPHAEVCEVSY, encoded by the coding sequence ATGCGTATGGCAAGAACCGTGCAACGCAGCCTGGAACAGGCGCATTGCGATTTTGACGTGGTGGCTCATCCACATTCGTCGAGCAGCCTGGAGACCGCTCGGGTGGCGGGAGTTCCCGCCGAGCGCGTGGCCAAGTCGGTGATCCTCGACGACAGTCACGGCCACTACCTGATGGCCGTGCTGCCGGCCAGCCGCCACCTGGATCTGAGCAAGGTGCGCGGCAGCAACGAATGGCAGATCACCCGGGAAAGCACCCTGGCGCATCTGTTCAACGATTGCGAACGCGGCGCGGTACCGGCCCTGGGCGAATCCTATGGGCTGGACGTGGTGATCGATCCGATGCTGACCCGGCAGAAAGACATCTACCTGGAAGCCGGCAACCACAACAACCTGGTGCATCTGAGCATGGACGAGTACCTGAAAATGGTGCCTCATGCCGAGGTGTGCGAGGTCAGTTACTAG
- a CDS encoding MarR family winged helix-turn-helix transcriptional regulator: protein MNISSGMVVAARHWRRICQSTLVNYGISEACAVPLLMIGRLGEGVRQVTVAQAAGMESPSLVRLLDQLCSAGYACRTEDPHDRRAKCLSLTDTGRELVQSVEAELVRLRREVLEGITPADLEAALKVIRAFESAAQPPAVPS from the coding sequence ATGAATATCAGCAGTGGCATGGTGGTCGCCGCCCGGCATTGGCGGCGGATCTGCCAGAGCACGCTGGTCAACTATGGAATCTCCGAAGCCTGCGCCGTGCCCCTGCTGATGATCGGGCGCCTGGGCGAGGGCGTGCGTCAGGTGACGGTGGCACAGGCGGCGGGGATGGAAAGCCCGTCCCTGGTGCGCCTGCTGGACCAGCTGTGCAGCGCCGGTTACGCATGCCGTACCGAGGACCCCCACGATCGCCGGGCCAAATGCCTGAGCCTGACCGACACCGGCCGCGAGCTGGTGCAGTCGGTGGAAGCCGAGCTGGTGCGCCTGCGTCGCGAGGTGCTGGAAGGCATCACACCCGCGGACCTTGAGGCGGCGCTGAAGGTGATCCGCGCCTTCGAGTCGGCTGCCCAGCCACCGGCGGTGCCTTCTTGA
- a CDS encoding DUF1656 domain-containing protein — MIGDLDISGVFLPTLLVLMGLTYGLYLVVHGLLTRLHFYRLVWHRALFNVGLYALLLGAVDSLSRYLMT, encoded by the coding sequence ATGATCGGTGATCTGGATATCAGCGGGGTATTCCTGCCCACGCTGCTGGTGCTGATGGGCCTTACCTATGGCTTGTACCTGGTGGTCCACGGGCTGCTGACGCGCCTGCATTTTTATCGCCTGGTCTGGCACCGGGCTTTGTTCAACGTTGGTCTGTACGCTTTGCTGCTCGGCGCCGTGGACTCACTCAGTCGATACCTGATGACATGA
- a CDS encoding efflux RND transporter periplasmic adaptor subunit, producing the protein MKKPLLTIGRVVLTLLVVSFAVVVVWRMVMYYMFAPWTRDGHIRADIVQIAPDVSGLIQQVQVRDNQLVKRGQVLFSIDQDRFSLALRQAKASLADRQETLAQAQREARRNLGLGNLVPREQLEESQSRVARAQSALAEAQVAVDSAQLNLDRSVIRSPVDGYVNDRAPRTQEFVTAGRPVLSVVDSNSFHIDGYFEETKLDGIHIGQSVDIRVVGDRARLRGHVESIVAGIEDRDRSSGSNLLPNVNPAFSWVRLAQRIPVRIAFDEVPEDFRMIAGRTATVSIIDDQAQSRSEPGQ; encoded by the coding sequence ATGAAAAAACCTTTATTGACCATTGGCCGTGTGGTCCTGACGTTGCTGGTGGTGAGCTTCGCGGTCGTGGTGGTCTGGCGCATGGTGATGTACTACATGTTCGCGCCCTGGACCCGGGACGGGCATATCCGCGCCGACATCGTGCAGATCGCCCCGGACGTTTCCGGGCTGATCCAGCAGGTGCAGGTGCGCGACAACCAACTGGTCAAGCGCGGCCAGGTGCTGTTCAGCATCGACCAGGACCGCTTCAGCCTGGCCCTGCGCCAGGCCAAGGCGTCCCTGGCCGACCGCCAGGAAACCCTGGCCCAGGCCCAGCGCGAGGCCAGGCGCAACCTCGGCCTGGGCAACCTGGTGCCGCGCGAGCAGCTGGAAGAAAGCCAGTCCCGCGTGGCCCGTGCCCAGTCGGCCCTGGCCGAGGCCCAGGTGGCGGTGGACAGCGCCCAGCTGAACCTTGACCGTTCGGTGATCCGCAGCCCGGTGGACGGCTATGTCAACGACCGCGCGCCACGCACCCAGGAATTCGTCACCGCCGGGCGCCCGGTGTTGTCGGTGGTGGACAGCAATTCCTTCCATATCGACGGTTATTTCGAAGAAACCAAGCTCGACGGCATTCATATCGGCCAGAGCGTCGATATCCGCGTGGTCGGCGATCGCGCGCGGCTGCGCGGGCATGTCGAAAGCATCGTCGCCGGCATCGAGGACCGCGACCGCAGCAGCGGCTCCAACCTGCTGCCCAACGTCAACCCGGCCTTCAGCTGGGTGCGCCTGGCCCAGCGGATTCCGGTGCGCATTGCCTTCGATGAGGTGCCGGAAGACTTCCGCATGATCGCCGGGCGCACCGCTACCGTGTCGATCATCGACGATCAGGCGCAAAGCCGGTCGGAGCCGGGGCAATGA
- a CDS encoding DUF2789 domain-containing protein, producing the protein MESPSHSLPALFKQLGLPDDPEGIDRFIATHSPLKPELHLADAFFWTSSQADFLRNEILDDADWAEVVDQLDVLLRKGRGV; encoded by the coding sequence ATGGAATCCCCATCCCACAGCCTGCCCGCCCTGTTCAAGCAACTCGGCCTGCCCGACGACCCCGAGGGCATCGACCGTTTCATCGCCACCCATTCGCCGCTCAAGCCAGAACTGCACCTGGCGGATGCCTTCTTCTGGACCAGCAGCCAGGCGGATTTCCTGCGCAACGAGATCCTCGACGACGCCGACTGGGCGGAAGTGGTGGATCAGCTGGATGTGTTGTTGAGGAAGGGGCGGGGTGTTTGA
- a CDS encoding FUSC family protein, with the protein MSGFFTGVPPARDWFYGVRTFAASMIALYIAMLMQMPRPYWAMATVYIVSSPFVGPTSSKALYRAIGTLLGASAAVLFVPMFVQSPYLLVVIIALWTGILLFLSLHLRTANSYALMLAGYSLPLIALPVVDNPLGVWDVAEARTEEIFLGIVCAAVIGSMFWPRRLAPVFVDSAGKWFADAATYSQRFLSRNVQPEEVSALRASMVATFNSLELMIGQLPHEGARPQTVRNTKELRGRMIHLLPVVDALGDALYALERRTPELVEQFAPLLAQAGQWLESTAQGASVERWQALRGQLEALQPDAEALDDRRQLLFSNALYRLGEWIDLWQDCRSLQHAIQCESQDIWRAVYRHWRLGRLTPFLDRGLMLYSVASTVLAIIVASVLWILLGWTDGGSAVILAAVACSFFASMDDPAPQIYRFFFWTAMSVLFASLYLFLILPNLHDFPMLVLAFAVPFICVGTLTVQPRFYLGMLLTIVNTSSFISIQGAYDADFLSFANSNLAGPMGLLFAFVWTLVARPFGSELAAKRMTRFSWQDIVGMTEPANLAEHRHLGVQMLDRLMQHLPRLAMTGQDTGGALREVRVGLNLLDLLAYAPRAQGNAQVLLRQVVAEVGTYFKACLKAGERLPAPSGLLMTLDRARRTLDAHSQDDRETRLHLLHALSGLRLALLPGVEFVGGGELEEPLPHGIDGAPL; encoded by the coding sequence TTGAGCGGATTCTTTACCGGCGTGCCGCCGGCGCGCGACTGGTTCTACGGTGTGCGCACCTTTGCCGCGTCGATGATTGCGCTGTACATCGCCATGCTCATGCAGATGCCGCGTCCGTACTGGGCGATGGCCACGGTCTACATCGTCTCCAGCCCGTTCGTCGGGCCCACCAGTTCCAAGGCGCTGTACCGTGCGATCGGTACCTTGCTCGGTGCCTCGGCGGCGGTGCTGTTCGTGCCGATGTTCGTGCAGAGCCCCTACCTGTTGGTGGTGATCATCGCCCTGTGGACCGGGATCCTGCTGTTCCTCTCCCTGCACCTGCGCACCGCCAACAGCTACGCGCTGATGCTGGCCGGCTACAGCCTGCCGCTGATCGCCCTGCCGGTGGTGGATAACCCGCTGGGGGTGTGGGACGTGGCGGAGGCCCGCACCGAGGAGATCTTCCTCGGCATCGTCTGCGCGGCCGTGATCGGCAGTATGTTCTGGCCGCGGCGGCTGGCGCCGGTGTTCGTCGATTCGGCGGGCAAATGGTTCGCCGATGCCGCCACCTACAGCCAGCGCTTTCTCAGCCGCAACGTGCAGCCCGAAGAAGTCAGCGCCTTGCGCGCGTCCATGGTCGCCACCTTCAACAGCCTGGAGCTGATGATCGGCCAGTTGCCCCATGAGGGCGCGCGCCCGCAGACCGTGCGCAATACCAAGGAACTGCGCGGGCGCATGATCCACCTGCTGCCCGTGGTGGACGCCCTGGGCGATGCCCTGTACGCCCTGGAACGACGTACCCCGGAGCTGGTGGAGCAGTTCGCGCCGCTGCTGGCCCAGGCCGGGCAATGGCTGGAAAGCACCGCCCAGGGCGCCTCGGTCGAGCGCTGGCAGGCCCTGCGCGGCCAGCTCGAAGCGCTGCAACCGGACGCCGAAGCCCTCGACGACCGACGCCAGCTGCTGTTTTCCAACGCCCTGTACCGCCTCGGCGAATGGATCGATTTGTGGCAGGACTGCCGCAGCCTGCAACACGCCATTCAATGCGAAAGTCAGGACATCTGGCGCGCGGTCTATCGCCACTGGCGCCTGGGCCGCCTGACGCCGTTCCTCGACCGCGGGCTGATGCTGTATTCGGTGGCCTCCACTGTCCTGGCGATCATCGTCGCCTCGGTGCTGTGGATTCTCCTGGGCTGGACCGACGGCGGCAGCGCGGTGATCCTCGCGGCGGTGGCCTGCAGCTTCTTCGCCTCGATGGACGACCCGGCGCCGCAGATCTACCGGTTCTTCTTCTGGACCGCGATGTCGGTGCTGTTCGCCAGCCTCTACCTGTTCCTGATCCTGCCCAACCTGCACGATTTCCCGATGCTGGTGCTGGCCTTCGCCGTGCCGTTCATCTGCGTCGGCACCCTCACGGTGCAGCCGCGCTTTTACCTGGGCATGCTGCTGACCATCGTCAACACCTCGTCCTTCATCAGCATCCAGGGCGCCTACGACGCCGACTTCCTGAGCTTCGCCAACTCCAACCTGGCCGGGCCCATGGGTCTGCTGTTTGCCTTTGTCTGGACCCTGGTCGCCCGGCCGTTTGGCTCGGAACTGGCAGCCAAGCGCATGACCCGCTTCAGTTGGCAGGACATCGTCGGCATGACCGAGCCCGCCAACCTGGCCGAACACCGCCATCTGGGGGTGCAGATGCTCGACCGCCTGATGCAGCACCTGCCGCGGCTGGCCATGACCGGCCAGGACACCGGCGGCGCCCTGCGCGAAGTGCGCGTCGGCCTGAACCTGCTGGACCTGCTGGCCTATGCGCCGCGGGCCCAGGGCAACGCGCAGGTGCTGTTGCGCCAGGTGGTGGCCGAGGTCGGCACCTACTTCAAGGCTTGCCTCAAGGCCGGCGAACGCCTGCCGGCGCCGAGCGGCCTGCTGATGACCCTGGACCGCGCCCGTCGCACCCTGGATGCCCACAGCCAGGACGACCGTGAAACCCGTTTGCATCTGCTGCATGCCCTCAGCGGCCTGCGCCTGGCCCTGCTGCCCGGTGTGGAGTTCGTCGGCGGTGGCGAGCTTGAGGAACCGCTGCCCCATGGCATCGATGGAGCGCCTTTATGA